Proteins encoded by one window of Candidatus Eisenbacteria bacterium:
- the nuoF gene encoding NADH-quinone oxidoreductase subunit NuoF, producing the protein MFANIDTPGLHRLETYRGQGGYAALAEVVGKKPADECIEIVKASGLRGRGGAGFPTGLKWSFVPKNSPKPKYIVCNADESEPGTFKDRELMEKNPHLLIEGMILTGYAIGSNVGYIYLRGEFEYIQRILDAAIAEARGAGLLGASVAGSGYAFELHTHLGAGAYICGEETALLSSLEGYRGQPRLKPPFPAVEGLYACPTVVNNTETLMNVPHILKHGGQWYRQWGTEKSAGTKIFSVSGPVKKPGNYEVPLGLSMKSLINDLCGGMRDGLELKAIIPGGSSVPLLPASDLDTPLDYEAMNAKGTFLGSGGVIVIDQGTCLVDALWNIIRFYEHESCGKCTPCREGTYWMAEVLERMEHGGARDTDIDLLADVADNILGKSFCALGDAAAMPVQGALKHFRAEFEYHVKHKQCMVNRRREELKSMKGVGVGA; encoded by the coding sequence CTGTTCGCGAACATCGACACTCCGGGGCTCCATCGCCTCGAGACCTATCGCGGCCAGGGCGGCTACGCGGCGCTCGCCGAAGTGGTGGGGAAGAAGCCGGCCGACGAATGCATCGAGATCGTGAAGGCGTCCGGCCTGCGCGGTCGCGGCGGCGCAGGATTTCCGACCGGGCTCAAGTGGAGCTTCGTGCCGAAGAACTCGCCCAAACCCAAGTACATCGTGTGCAACGCCGATGAATCCGAGCCGGGTACGTTCAAGGATCGCGAGCTGATGGAGAAGAATCCGCACCTGCTGATCGAGGGCATGATCCTCACCGGCTACGCGATCGGCTCGAACGTCGGCTACATCTACCTGCGCGGCGAGTTCGAATACATCCAGCGCATCCTCGACGCCGCGATCGCCGAAGCGCGCGGTGCGGGACTGCTCGGTGCCAGCGTCGCGGGCTCGGGCTATGCATTCGAGCTCCACACGCACCTCGGTGCCGGCGCCTACATCTGCGGCGAGGAAACCGCGCTGCTGTCGTCTCTCGAGGGCTATCGGGGCCAGCCGCGGCTCAAGCCGCCGTTCCCGGCGGTCGAGGGTCTCTACGCCTGCCCGACGGTTGTGAACAACACCGAGACGCTCATGAACGTGCCGCACATCCTCAAGCACGGCGGTCAGTGGTATCGGCAATGGGGCACCGAGAAGAGCGCCGGCACCAAGATCTTCAGCGTCTCGGGGCCGGTGAAGAAGCCCGGGAACTACGAAGTGCCGCTCGGTCTCAGCATGAAGTCGCTGATCAACGACCTGTGTGGCGGGATGCGAGACGGCCTCGAGCTCAAGGCCATCATCCCCGGCGGATCCTCGGTTCCATTGCTGCCGGCCAGCGACCTCGACACCCCGCTCGATTACGAAGCGATGAACGCCAAGGGAACGTTTCTGGGCTCGGGCGGCGTGATCGTGATCGACCAGGGCACCTGCCTGGTGGATGCGCTCTGGAACATCATCCGATTCTACGAACACGAGTCGTGCGGCAAGTGCACCCCGTGTCGCGAGGGCACCTACTGGATGGCCGAGGTGCTCGAACGCATGGAACACGGCGGAGCGCGTGACACCGACATCGATCTGCTCGCGGACGTCGCGGACAACATCCTCGGCAAGAGCTTCTGCGCGCTCGGTGACGCGGCCGCGATGCCGGTCCAGGGAGCGCTCAAGCACTTCAGGGCCGAGTTCGAGTACCACGTGAAGCACAAGCAGTGCATGGTCAACCGGCGCCGCGAGGAACTGAAGAGCATGAAGGGTGTGGGGGTGGGAGCGTGA
- the nuoE gene encoding NADH-quinone oxidoreductase subunit NuoE: protein MPTEAPAVLEWPPARKVQVDAALARYPNKRSAVLPVLWEAQREWGWISPGAMRLVARTVDLPESEVFGIATFYTMFNLKPVGRHHLQVCMTLSCSLMGADRLFKHLERKLGIGHGETTADGRYTLRRVECLAACGMAPCMQVNLDYHENLNEASVDTLLEKLK, encoded by the coding sequence ATGCCGACCGAGGCGCCGGCGGTGCTCGAGTGGCCGCCCGCGCGCAAGGTCCAGGTCGACGCCGCACTCGCGCGCTACCCGAACAAGCGCTCGGCGGTGCTGCCGGTGCTGTGGGAAGCGCAGCGGGAGTGGGGCTGGATCTCGCCCGGCGCGATGCGGCTGGTGGCGCGGACCGTCGACCTGCCGGAGTCCGAGGTGTTCGGCATCGCGACCTTTTACACCATGTTCAATCTCAAGCCGGTGGGTCGCCATCACCTTCAGGTGTGCATGACGTTGTCGTGCTCGCTGATGGGCGCCGATCGTCTGTTCAAGCATCTCGAACGCAAGCTCGGCATCGGGCACGGTGAAACCACGGCGGACGGACGCTACACGCTGCGTCGCGTGGAGTGTCTGGCCGCGTGCGGCATGGCGCCGTGCATGCAGGTGAATCTCGACTATCACGAGAACCTGAACGAGGCGTCGGTGGACACGCTGCTGGAGAAGCTCAAGTGA
- the nuoD gene encoding NADH dehydrogenase (quinone) subunit D, which yields MRNETMTLNMGPQHPSTHGVLRVVLELDGETVLKAKPIIGYLHTGMEKQAEYKTYTQSIPQTDRMDYLAPMSNNLALCLAAEKLLGIEAPERAQAIRVLLVELTRISAHCVWLGTHALDIGAMTVFFYCFREREKVLSIYDHVAGARMTSSYIRVGGLAMDIPAGLLDRCEKFVDEMPAHADEYENLLSKNPIWLARLKDVAHLSAKDAIAFGATGPTLRGSGVNWDLRKAQPYCNYQQYDFEVPVGKAGDAYDRYAVRVREIRESAKIAKQAIQKIRALGEKGDYRLRDYKYVLPPKEEVKTSMEALIHHFKIVSHGFFPPVGEAYAAVEAPKGELGFYFVSDGTPRPWRMKVRSPSFVNLQTLPTMVEGRLVADVITAIGSLDIVLGEIDR from the coding sequence GTGCGCAATGAAACGATGACCCTGAACATGGGTCCTCAGCACCCCTCGACTCACGGGGTGCTGCGCGTGGTGCTGGAACTCGACGGCGAGACGGTGCTCAAGGCCAAGCCGATCATCGGCTACCTGCACACCGGCATGGAGAAGCAGGCCGAGTACAAGACCTACACGCAGTCGATTCCGCAGACCGACCGCATGGACTACCTGGCGCCGATGAGCAACAACCTGGCGCTGTGTCTGGCGGCCGAGAAGCTGCTCGGGATCGAGGCGCCGGAGCGTGCTCAGGCGATCCGCGTGCTGCTGGTGGAACTGACGCGCATCAGCGCCCACTGCGTGTGGCTCGGCACCCACGCGCTCGATATTGGCGCGATGACGGTGTTCTTCTACTGCTTCCGCGAGCGCGAGAAGGTGCTGTCGATCTACGACCACGTCGCGGGTGCTCGCATGACTTCGTCGTACATCCGGGTCGGTGGGCTGGCGATGGACATTCCGGCAGGGCTGCTGGATCGCTGCGAGAAGTTCGTCGACGAGATGCCGGCGCATGCCGACGAGTACGAGAACCTGCTGAGCAAGAATCCGATCTGGCTCGCCCGGCTCAAGGACGTGGCGCACTTGAGCGCGAAGGATGCGATCGCGTTCGGCGCCACCGGCCCGACGCTGCGGGGTTCGGGCGTGAACTGGGACCTTCGAAAGGCCCAGCCCTACTGCAACTACCAGCAATACGATTTCGAGGTTCCGGTCGGCAAGGCCGGCGATGCCTACGATCGCTATGCCGTTCGCGTGCGGGAGATCCGCGAGTCGGCAAAGATCGCCAAGCAGGCGATCCAGAAGATCCGCGCACTGGGCGAAAAGGGCGACTACCGCCTGCGCGACTACAAGTACGTGCTGCCTCCGAAGGAAGAGGTGAAGACCTCCATGGAGGCGCTGATTCATCACTTCAAGATCGTCTCGCACGGATTCTTCCCGCCGGTCGGCGAGGCGTATGCAGCGGTCGAGGCGCCCAAGGGCGAACTCGGTTTCTACTTCGTCTCGGACGGCACGCCGCGTCCATGGCGCATGAAGGTCCGCTCGCCCTCGTTCGTGAACCTGCAGACCCTGCCGACCATGGTCGAAGGCAGGCTGGTCGCCGACGTGATCACCGCGATCGGCAGCCTCGACATCGTGCTCGGGGAGATCGACCGATGA
- a CDS encoding NADH-quinone oxidoreductase subunit C, whose protein sequence is MTVERVEARLRERFPTVSIRRQQGEAVRDVTLFVPADSIVDLCMFLRDDLELDFAMLSWVGGVDRLPDTPRFEVVYHLLSLSNNLRLVLKVQLTEENPRVATVSGVWPTANWHEREAYDFYGIHFTGHPDLTRILLPEEWVGWPLRKDSPLGYQEVAFTHNTPNRTVPDPDLKKLAPKKVRFRAQ, encoded by the coding sequence CTGACCGTCGAACGCGTCGAGGCGCGGCTGCGCGAACGCTTTCCGACTGTTTCGATTCGCCGCCAGCAGGGCGAGGCGGTGCGGGACGTCACGCTGTTCGTGCCCGCCGACTCGATCGTCGATCTCTGCATGTTCCTGCGCGACGACCTCGAGCTGGACTTCGCGATGCTGTCGTGGGTCGGCGGAGTGGATCGACTGCCGGACACTCCGCGCTTCGAGGTGGTCTATCACCTGCTCTCGTTGTCGAACAATCTGCGATTGGTGCTGAAGGTCCAGCTCACCGAGGAGAACCCGCGAGTCGCCACCGTCAGCGGTGTGTGGCCGACCGCGAACTGGCACGAGCGCGAGGCCTACGACTTCTACGGCATCCATTTCACGGGACATCCGGACCTCACGCGCATCCTGCTTCCCGAAGAGTGGGTGGGCTGGCCGCTGCGCAAGGACTCGCCGCTCGGCTACCAGGAAGTCGCGTTCACGCACAACACGCCGAATCGCACCGTGCCGGATCCCGATCTCAAGAAACTCGCACCCAAAAAGGTCCGATTCCGTGCGCAATGA
- a CDS encoding NADH-quinone oxidoreductase subunit B, with the protein MTDEKANNPFRVLGQAPAAPLVHRALESDAATAEDLEKGLLFTTVENMLGWAMNQARANAIWPLGFGLACCAIEMMAIVGPRFDVSRFGAEVFRASPRQADLMIVAGRVSIKMAPVLRQLYDQMPDPKWVISMGACASCGGVFNNYAILQGVDKIVPVDVYVPGCPPRPEALIHGMMKLQEKILASKPEIGPFPRKKKRVVA; encoded by the coding sequence ATGACCGACGAAAAGGCGAACAATCCTTTCCGCGTGCTGGGTCAGGCGCCGGCTGCGCCGTTGGTCCACCGCGCGCTCGAGTCCGACGCAGCGACCGCCGAGGATCTCGAGAAGGGGCTCCTGTTCACGACCGTCGAGAACATGCTCGGCTGGGCCATGAACCAGGCCCGCGCGAACGCGATCTGGCCGCTCGGCTTCGGGCTCGCCTGCTGCGCGATCGAGATGATGGCGATCGTGGGCCCGCGCTTCGACGTCTCGCGCTTCGGCGCCGAGGTGTTCCGCGCATCGCCGCGGCAGGCGGATCTCATGATCGTGGCCGGCCGCGTGAGCATCAAGATGGCGCCGGTGCTTCGCCAGCTCTACGACCAGATGCCGGATCCCAAGTGGGTGATCTCGATGGGCGCCTGCGCCTCGTGCGGTGGCGTGTTCAACAACTACGCCATCCTGCAGGGCGTCGACAAGATCGTTCCGGTCGACGTCTACGTGCCGGGTTGCCCGCCGCGTCCCGAGGCGCTGATCCACGGCATGATGAAGCTGCAGGAAAAGATCCTCGCCTCGAAGCCCGAGATCGGGCCGTTCCCGCGCAAAAAGAAGAGAGTCGTCGCCTGA
- the ndhC gene encoding NAD(P)H-quinone oxidoreductase subunit 3, with product MREYMPILMFLIVAILFGAGTLLASALIVPTRRNAIKNSTYECGVLPVGSARERFSIKFYMVAVLFILFDIEAVFLYPWAVAFNQLGLYGLIEGLMFIGILLVGYLYVIRKKALDWE from the coding sequence ATGCGCGAGTACATGCCGATCCTGATGTTCCTGATCGTCGCGATCCTGTTCGGTGCGGGGACGCTGCTCGCGAGCGCTCTGATCGTGCCGACGCGGCGCAACGCGATCAAGAACTCCACCTATGAGTGCGGCGTGCTGCCGGTGGGTTCCGCGCGCGAGCGCTTCTCGATCAAGTTCTACATGGTCGCGGTGCTGTTCATCCTGTTCGACATCGAAGCGGTGTTCCTGTACCCATGGGCGGTGGCGTTCAATCAGCTCGGCCTCTACGGGCTGATCGAGGGCCTGATGTTCATCGGCATTCTGCTGGTGGGCTACCTGTACGTGATCCGCAAGAAGGCACTGGACTGGGAGTAG
- a CDS encoding electron transfer flavoprotein subunit alpha/FixB family protein has protein sequence MSILVFVEQRDGKLRSVTHEALSEAARLAPALGSPVVGICAAAADPGLASLGAYGANEVRLAANAAFARHDAAGYTAAVVAAAQELKPAAILFPASAIGRDLAPRVAARLGVGLAADCTALAAVGGKLHATRPVYAGKATQTIGFLKSPAMASLRPKVFAAMSPTGATATVVSQNFSYDAAASRARVTGLTAGEGGKLDLTEAEVIVSGGRGLKGPEHFNLIEDLAAALGGTVGASRAVVDAGWRPHGDQVGQTGKTVSPKLYVAIGISGAIQHLAGMSSSRCIVAINKDGEAPIFKVADFGIVGDAFEVVPALTAAVKKLNAHG, from the coding sequence ATGAGCATTCTCGTCTTCGTCGAACAGCGCGACGGCAAGCTCCGCAGCGTCACGCATGAAGCGCTGTCCGAGGCCGCGCGTCTGGCGCCGGCGCTCGGCTCGCCGGTCGTCGGTATCTGCGCGGCTGCCGCGGATCCGGGCCTCGCCTCGCTCGGCGCCTACGGCGCGAACGAAGTGCGGCTCGCCGCGAACGCGGCCTTCGCGCGCCACGACGCCGCGGGCTACACCGCCGCGGTGGTCGCGGCCGCTCAGGAGCTCAAGCCCGCGGCGATTCTGTTTCCCGCTTCGGCGATCGGGCGCGATCTGGCACCGCGCGTCGCGGCCCGGCTCGGTGTCGGGCTCGCGGCAGACTGCACGGCGCTCGCGGCCGTCGGTGGAAAGCTGCACGCGACCCGCCCGGTCTATGCCGGCAAGGCCACGCAGACGATCGGATTCCTCAAGAGCCCGGCGATGGCGTCGCTGCGCCCCAAGGTGTTCGCCGCGATGTCGCCGACCGGCGCGACGGCGACGGTCGTGAGCCAGAACTTCAGCTACGATGCCGCCGCTTCCCGTGCCCGGGTCACCGGGCTCACGGCGGGCGAGGGTGGCAAGCTCGATCTGACCGAAGCCGAGGTGATCGTCTCGGGCGGACGCGGGCTCAAGGGCCCGGAACACTTCAATCTGATCGAAGACCTCGCGGCTGCGCTCGGCGGGACGGTCGGTGCATCGCGCGCGGTCGTCGACGCGGGCTGGCGGCCACATGGCGATCAGGTCGGGCAGACCGGCAAAACCGTGAGTCCCAAGCTCTACGTGGCGATCGGCATCTCGGGCGCGATTCAGCATCTGGCCGGCATGTCGTCGTCGCGTTGCATCGTCGCGATCAACAAAGATGGCGAAGCGCCGATCTTCAAAGTCGCGGATTTCGGGATCGTTGGCGACGCCTTCGAGGTGGTGCCGGCCCTGACGGCGGCGGTCAAGAAGCTCAACGCGCACGGGTAG
- a CDS encoding electron transfer flavoprotein subunit beta/FixA family protein has product MLQVVCIKQVADTETRVKTGADGKTLDPNGVTWIMNPYDEFALEQALRVKEAAGAGEVVALSMGGAGVQTTLRNALAIGADRAIHLRLDGPQPDSLQVARALAAEIAPLNASIVWLGKQAVDDDQAQVGPMLAELIGAPCVTVVAKFELAGEKAMVEREIEGGREVVEVTLPAVFTADKGLNEPRYASLKGIMAAKKKPLEEKPAVPGDPNLEILSMQLPPPRAAGRIVGSGVEAVPELVRILREEAKVI; this is encoded by the coding sequence GTGCTTCAAGTGGTGTGCATCAAGCAGGTCGCGGACACCGAAACGCGCGTCAAGACGGGCGCCGACGGCAAGACGCTCGACCCGAACGGCGTCACCTGGATCATGAATCCCTACGACGAGTTCGCGCTCGAGCAGGCGTTGCGTGTGAAGGAAGCGGCCGGCGCGGGCGAAGTGGTGGCGCTCTCGATGGGCGGCGCCGGCGTTCAGACCACGCTGCGCAACGCACTCGCGATCGGTGCCGACCGTGCGATCCATCTCAGACTCGACGGCCCGCAGCCTGACTCGCTGCAGGTGGCACGCGCACTCGCGGCCGAGATCGCGCCTCTCAACGCCTCGATCGTGTGGCTCGGCAAGCAGGCGGTGGACGACGATCAGGCGCAGGTCGGTCCGATGCTCGCCGAGCTGATCGGCGCGCCGTGCGTCACCGTCGTCGCCAAATTCGAACTCGCGGGCGAGAAGGCGATGGTCGAGCGCGAGATCGAAGGCGGCCGCGAAGTCGTCGAGGTCACGCTTCCGGCGGTGTTCACCGCCGACAAGGGCCTGAACGAACCGCGCTATGCCTCGCTCAAGGGCATCATGGCGGCGAAGAAAAAGCCGCTCGAAGAAAAGCCGGCGGTTCCCGGCGATCCGAATCTCGAGATCCTCTCGATGCAGCTTCCCCCGCCGCGCGCGGCGGGCCGCATCGTGGGCAGCGGTGTCGAGGCGGTGCCGGAACTGGTTCGCATCCTGCGCGAAGAAGCGAAGGTGATCTAG
- a CDS encoding ankyrin repeat domain-containing protein has product MFSRIAAGHTDLVFDWVRAGHPVASRDSGGVSVLEWCAYHGDVSAIRLLLANGESLETLGANFDLNGASFHGHWRLCRFLLEHGADANAALTDTGETPLHSALCKLARPGDEQVVEVLLEHGADPNRATNPAIPTGSFMRDCRTRAETPLHRAAAFGSEATLKRLLAAGANRDAKDMNGDSPLTWASWHLRPAPILRLLCFGEFTIHPDHA; this is encoded by the coding sequence ATGTTCAGCAGAATCGCGGCCGGCCATACCGACCTGGTTTTCGATTGGGTCCGGGCCGGCCATCCGGTCGCGTCGCGCGACTCAGGTGGCGTTTCGGTGCTCGAGTGGTGCGCGTACCACGGCGATGTGAGCGCGATTCGGCTGCTGCTCGCGAATGGCGAGTCACTCGAAACCCTCGGTGCGAACTTCGACCTGAATGGTGCGTCCTTCCACGGGCACTGGAGGCTCTGCCGCTTCCTGCTCGAGCACGGCGCCGACGCGAACGCCGCGCTGACCGACACCGGCGAGACGCCGCTGCACTCGGCGCTCTGCAAGCTCGCCCGCCCGGGTGACGAGCAGGTCGTCGAGGTCCTGCTCGAACACGGCGCCGACCCGAATCGCGCAACGAATCCCGCGATTCCGACCGGGAGCTTCATGCGGGATTGCAGGACTCGAGCAGAGACTCCTCTCCATCGGGCGGCCGCATTCGGATCCGAAGCCACGCTGAAGCGATTGCTGGCGGCGGGGGCGAATCGAGACGCAAAAGACATGAACGGCGACTCCCCCCTCACGTGGGCGAGCTGGCATCTACGCCCGGCCCCGATCCTGCGCCTGCTGTGCTTCGGTGAATTCACGATTCACCCCGACCATGCGTGA